A portion of the Candidatus Woesearchaeota archaeon genome contains these proteins:
- a CDS encoding Lrp/AsnC family transcriptional regulator, whose amino-acid sequence MKKSNIPDEKDKKILSILHLNSRTPLAKIGGEVSLSKDAVLYRINKLVKTEVISKFFLDVNYKILGYDKYTLFLRLHVLTPEEEQKFLQVVQQIPEIIFCAQCTGQWDFWLEILADSVRSVDRLLENVLKEKNVQEYQVMILSKTYKEYDPLLKNDLPPKIIPSSPIITIDESDYSILKALENDARQHILDIAKKTGMSVDTITSRLQKLQEKSLVKYDLVVNYNTLGYHLSVLVLEINSSQGEALYAYLLADPHVRSFSALIGNRELVIEVLSQDKKDYLLFLNALRSYFFALIIKYSEVSVIKDIKDMTVPVITFEKQ is encoded by the coding sequence ATGAAAAAAAGTAATATACCTGATGAAAAAGACAAAAAGATCCTGAGCATTCTTCATCTGAATTCACGAACACCATTAGCAAAAATAGGTGGTGAAGTTTCTCTCTCAAAGGATGCAGTACTCTATCGTATTAATAAATTAGTTAAGACCGAGGTTATCAGTAAATTTTTTTTAGATGTCAACTACAAAATATTGGGCTATGACAAGTATACACTTTTTTTGCGTTTACATGTTTTGACACCTGAGGAGGAGCAGAAGTTTTTGCAGGTAGTTCAGCAGATTCCTGAAATAATCTTTTGTGCTCAATGTACTGGTCAGTGGGATTTTTGGCTGGAAATTCTCGCAGATTCTGTTCGGTCAGTGGACAGATTACTTGAAAATGTCCTGAAAGAAAAAAACGTGCAGGAATATCAGGTGATGATTCTCTCAAAAACCTACAAGGAATATGATCCCTTGCTTAAGAATGATTTACCACCTAAAATAATCCCTTCATCACCTATTATCACCATAGATGAAAGTGATTATAGCATTTTAAAAGCATTAGAGAATGATGCACGACAGCATATTCTTGATATTGCAAAGAAAACAGGTATGAGTGTTGATACCATTACCTCTCGGTTGCAGAAGCTTCAAGAAAAATCTTTGGTGAAGTATGACCTTGTTGTTAATTATAATACGTTGGGATATCATTTATCAGTTCTTGTGCTTGAAATTAATTCCTCTCAGGGAGAGGCATTGTATGCTTACCTTCTTGCTGACCCCCATGTGCGCTCATTTTCTGCTTTGATTGGCAATCGTGAACTAGTGATTGAGGTGTTGAGTCAAGACAAAAAGGATTATCTCCTTTTTTTGAATGCACTCCGCTCGTATTTTTTCGCTCTCATCATAAAGTATAGCGAAGTCTCAGTCATAAAAGATATCAAAGACATGACTGTTCCGGTGATCACATTCGAGAAACAGTAA